The Streptomyces capitiformicae genome contains the following window.
TGATGCCGGTCATCTTCACGCTCCTGTTCGTGTACGTCTTCGGCGGCTCGATCGGGCAGGCCCTCGGCGGCGGTCAGGACGGGTATGTGCAGTACGTCATCCCCGGCATGATCGCGATGATGAGCATGACCCTGTCCCAGGGCGTCGGCACCGGCTTCTGCCAGGATTTCAACAGCGGTGTCATGGACCGCTTCCGGTCACTGCCGATCGGGCGCGGCTCGGTGCTGTTCGCGAAGATCTCGGTGGAGATCGCGCGGATGCTGTTCGCGACCACCGTGCTGATGATCGTCGCCGTACTGGTCGGTTTCGACATCACCAACTGGCCCGGGCTGTTCGCGACCGTGGGCCTGTCCACGGTGTTCGCCTCGGCGATCATGTGGGTGTTCCTCACCCTGGGCGTGATCATGAAGAGCGCGCAGTCCGTGCAGGCGATGGGGTTCCTGGTGCTGTTCCCGCTGCAGTTCGGCTCCTCGATCTTCGCGCCGACGCAGCAGATGCCGGGCTGGCTCCAGGCGTTCACCGACTACAACCCGCTGTCCACGCTCGCGGACACCGCGCGCGGACTGATGGTGGGCGGGCCGGTCGCGCACGACCTGTGGATGACGCTCGGATGGTCGGTGGCCATCACGGCGGTGATGGCACCGGTCGCCATCCACAAGTTCCGTACGAAGAGCTGACGGACGGCTGGACTCTGCCGGTCAGATCAGGGCGGCGGCCTCCTCCACCGTGAGGCCGCCGCCCTCGGTGTACGCCCTGTCGTACGTCTCGTCGTCCGGCAGGGCGGCCCGGGTGGCGGCCTCGGCGTCGGTGCGGGTCTCGATCTCCAGCGGACTGGGGAAGTGGCCGGGTGGCCGCAGCGCGTCGGCGGCGCCGAGAAGGCGGGCCGCGTCGAGGGCGCGGCGGCCGCCGTCGGCGCTCGACAGGACGAGGGCGGCGGTGGCGAGATGGATGGCGGGCATATGGGGCGTGACCAGGAGGGCCAGCGGGTCCAGGCTCCGTTCCATCGCCCGGCGCATGAAGTCCAGGGCCTCGTCGTGGTTCCCGGCCACCGCCTCCAGCCAGCCTTGGACGCCGAGGAAGTACCCGGCGAAGAGGACGAAGGTGTGTGCCTCGAAGTCCTCACGCAGCAGCCTGATCTGCTCGCGGGCCTCGTCCACGCGTCCGGTGCGGCCGAGGCGGACCGCCAGGCAGAGCAGGGCCGAGGGGAGGGCCTCGTTGGTGGCGGGGGGCCTGTCCGCCAACACGTCGACCAGCATCTTCTCACCGCGCTCGCCTTCGCCGCCCTCGATGAGCACGGCGGCCAGGCGGACGCTGAGGAGGGTCAACTGGGCGAAGGCGCCGAGTTGTTCGGCGTACTCGATGGCCCGCTGGTAGGTGGCCGCGGCGAGCGCGAAGCGGCCCTGGCGTTCCAGGGCCTCGGCGCGTGCCGAGAGCGCCTCGGCGGAGCCCCAGGCGTCGCCGAGCCGGTCGAAGAGCTCCAGCGCCTCGTCGGCGTCGCGGGTGGCGTCGCCGACCCAGTCGCCGCGGTTGGCGAGGATGTTGGCCCGCAGTTGCAGGGACTGCGCCAGCTCCCAGGTGAGGCCGAGCTCACGGGACGTGTTGATGTTCTCGTCGAGGATCGCCCGCACCCGCTCCATGTCGCCGGACAGCAGTACGGCGTAGAACCACATGGCACCCGGGAAGCGGCAGGTCTGGGGCTGGCCGGGACGGTAGGTGTCGGCGATGACCCGGAGCTTCTCCTTGGCCTCGGGGGTCTCCCAGGCCGACAACTCCATGTCCATGCAGGCCATATGGAGCAGATGTGCCGCGCGCCGGGCCTCCGCCAGGATGTCGGGGCGCATCGGCGGCGGGCTGTCGACGATACGGTCGGGCAGGTCCGGGACCGGGCGCGCGGGTGCCGTGAAGGGGTTCGGGCCGAGCTCCTTGACCTGGCTGGACCAGTGCCTGGCCTCGCTCTTCAGGCCGCGCATCTGCCAGTACCAGGCCAGCGACAGCGTCAGACAGAGCGCCTCCTGCTCGTCCCGCCCGGCGACGGCGTGCCGCAGGGCGGTGCGGATGTTCTCGTACTCCGGCTCCAGGAGGTCGATCGCCGCGCGCTGTCCCGTGCCGCGCAGCAACGGGTCGGTGGTGCGGACGAGTTCGCGGTAGTACGTGAGGTGCGCGCGTTCGGCGGCGGGGCGGGTGCCGGCCTCGGTGAGGCGTTCGCCGGCGTACTCGGCGACGGTCTCCAGGAGCCGGTAGCGCATCCCGCCGCCACCCGCGCTCGCCGAAGAGACCGGCGAAGGGGCCGCGACGACCAGGGACTTGTCGACGAGCGAGCCGAGCGCGTCCAGTGCGGCGGGGCCGCAGACGGCCTCGGCGGCGGGGAGGTCGCAGCCGCCGGCGAAGACCGACAGCCGCCGCAGGACGTCCCGTTCGTCCTCGTCGAGCAGTTCCCAGGACCAGTCGACGACGGCACGCAGTGTCTGCTGTCTGGGGAGGACGGTGCGGCTGCCGGAGGTGAGGAGCCGGAAGCGGTCGTCGAGGCGGTCGGCGATCTGGCGGGGCGTCAGCATGCGCAGGCGTGCCGCCGCCAGTTCGATCGCGAGCGGGAGGCCGTCGAGGCGGCGGCAGATCTCGGCGGCGGCCTCGGGGTCGTCGGCGACGGTGAATCCGGGGTGGGCGGCGGCGCCCCGGTCAGCGAGCAGGCGCAGCGCGTGGGGTTCCGTCAGGGGTTCCACCGGGCGTACCAACTCGCCCGGTACGCCGAGGGGTTCGCGGCTGGTGGCGAGCACGGTCAGGGCCGGGCAGCGTTGGAGCAGGTGCTCGGCGAGGTGGGCGGCGGCGGCCACGACGTGTTCGCAGTTGTCGAGGACGATCAGCATGCGGCGTCTGGCGCAGTGTTCGGTGAGGCGGGACAGCGGGTCGTCGTGGCGGTCGGCCACGACGCGCATCTCCTCGGCGCCGGCGCCGCGCAGGACGGTCTCGCGGGCGCCGAGGGCGGTGAGGACGGTCTCGGGGACGTTGGCGGGGTCGTCCACGGGGGCGAGTTCTGCCAGCCAGACGCCGTCCGGCATGGAGTGGGCGACGGCCTCCGCGGCCTCCTGGGAGAGGCGGGTCTTTCCGGCGCCGCCGGGGCCGAGGAGGGTTACCAGGCGGGTGGTGGTGAGGTCGTCTCGGATGGTGTGGATGTCGGCGTCTCGGCCTACGAAGGAGGTGAGGCGGGCGGGGAGGTTTCCTGGGCGGGCTTTTTCGCCCCCGCCGCCCCTACCCGTTCCCATCCCCAGGGGCGGCTGCCCTTTCGACCCCGCTTCGCCTGAGAGCTCGGGGGTGCGGGTTGTGTGGCGCGTGCGGGTTGTCGTTGGTTGCTCGCGCGGTTCCCCGCGCCCCTCACGGGGCGCTGCCCCGGGTGTCAGGAGCTCTGCGTGGAGTGCTCTTAGGTCCGGGCCCGGGTCTGTGCCCAGGGTGTCTGCCAGGACTCGGCGTATCCGCTCGTACTCGGCCAGGGCCTCCGCGGTGCGGCCCGTGGCGTGTAAGGCGCGTAGGCGGAGGGAGTGGAGGGGCTCGTCCAAGGGGTGGGTGTCGCACAGGGCGGTCAGTTCGGGGAGGGCGGTCTCGGCTTGGCCGAGGGTCAGGGCGGCGGTGAGGCGGGTGCGGCGGACGTCCAGGCGGCGGGTTTCCCAGCGGGCTGCCTCGGCGGTGCGGTCGGGGAGGTCGGCGAGGGGCGGGTCCTGCCACAGGGCGAGGGCGTCGTCGAGGACGACCGCGGCGTGGGCGGCGTCGCCGTCGGCGAGGGCGCGGGCTCCCTCCGACGCCAGGCGTTCGAAACGGTGCAGGTCTACGTGGTCGGGGCGGGCCGCCAGGCGGTAGCCGCCGTTCACGGACTCCACCGCGTCGGGGCCGAGTGTCCTGCGCAACCGCCCTACCAGCGCCTGGAGCGCGCCGCTCGCGTCCGCGGGTGGGTCACCGGCCGCCCACACCTCCTCGACCAGCGCGGCGGCGGGCACCGTACGCCCGGGCCGTAGCGCGAGCACGGTCAGCAGGGCGCGCAGCCGGGCGCCTCCGACCGGGACGGGGGTGCCGTCGGCGTGCTGGGCTTGGGTGGTGCCGAGGATGCGGTAGCGCACGGGGTCCATTGTCTCTGTCGGGGTCGGGTGCCGGTGTCCGGTACATCGAGTTCGTATGCCCACCTTGCTAGGAACTCGGAGATACCCGCGAGACGTTTTCGGCTTGCGCCCGGTACCGTCGGGCAGTCCAGTCCGTCCAGCAGTGCGATCGAGAGTCCTAGGAGCCCCATGACCACCGCCGCGTCCCGCCGGAGCGACCGGAGGATCAGCCCCGTTTTCGTGGGGATCGTGGCCGTCATGGCGGTCACCGGATGGGCCACCTGGACCGGGTTCTCCGAGCAACCCGGGCTGGCCGTCTTCCTGTTCGTGACCTCGGCGTGGATCGTCTCGCTGTGTCTGCACGAGTACGCGCACGCCCGTACCGCCCTGCACAGCGGTGACATCTCCATCGGCGCGAAGGGCTATCTCACGCTCAACCCGCTGAAGTACACGCACGCCCTGCTCAGCATCGTGCTGCCGGTGATCTTCGTGATCATGGGTGGTATCGGTCTGCCCGGCGGCGCGGTCTTCATCGAGCGCGGCCGGATCCAGGGCCGCTGGAAGCACAGCCTGATCTCGGCGTCGGGCCCGCTGACGAACGTGCTGTTCGCGGCGGTCTGCACGGCCCCGTTCTGGCTCGGTGTGACGGACGGGGTGCCGGCGGCGTTCCTGTTCGCCCTCGCCTTCCTGGCGCTGCTCCAGGTCACGGCGGCGATCCTGAACTTCCTGCCGGTGCCCGGCCTGGACGGCTACGGGGTGATCGAGCCCTGGCTGTCGTACAAGATCCGCCGCCAGGTGGAGCCGCTGGCGCCCTTCGGGCTGCTGCTGGTGTTCGCGGTGCTGTTCATCCCCACCGTGAACGAGGCGTTCTGGGACGCGATCGACGCGTTCATGCGTGCGCTGGGTGTGCAGGACGTACTGGCCGACTGCGGCTTCCGGCTGTACCGCTTCTGGCGCGAGGACAGCGACGTGTGTCTGAGTCTGTGATGCCTCGGTCTGTGACGCCTCAGTCTGTGACCGAGGGGGAGGAGGTGGCGGAGGCCGCCTCGCGCTCCAGCTTCGCCCGCCGGACGTAGTACCAGGTCATGTTGGACGAGAGTCCGGCCATCAGCACCCACACCACACCCAGCCAGCTGCCCCGGGCGAAGGAGACCACGGCAGCGGCGACTGCGAGCAGGCAGACGGCGAGGGCGTACAGGGCGAGGCGGGGCATGGGGGTCGGCTCCTGACAGGACAGTCGGACGGGGTGGTACGGCGTCCAGTGTCCCCCATGCCCGTACGTGTACGCGTATCGGCTACACGTCGGTCAGGCGGAGCCCCGCGTGGGCCTTGTAGCGGCGGTTCACGGAGATCAGGTTGGCGACCAGGGACTCGACCTGGTGGGCGTTGCGGAGCCGGCCGGAGAAGATGCCGCGCATACCGGGGATGCGGTTCGCCAGCGCCTGGACGATCTCGACGTCGGCCCGCTCCTCGCCGAGGACCATGACGTCCGTGTCGATCTCCTCGATCTCCGGGTCCTGGAGAAGGACGGCGGAGAGGTGGTGGAAGGCGGCGGTGACGCGGGAGTCCGGCAGCAGGGCGGCGGCCTGCTCGGCGGCGCTGCCCTCCTCCGGCTTCAGCGCGTAGGCGCCCTTCTTGTCGAAACCGAGCGGGTTGACGCAGTCGACGACGAGCTTGCCTGCCAGTTCCTCACGCAGGGATTCGAGGGTCTTGCCGTGGCCGTCCCACGGCACCGCGACGATCACGATGTCGCTGCGGCGCGCGGTCTCGGCGTTGTCGGCGCCCTCGACCCCGTGCCCGAGTTCCTCGGCGGCGGCCTGCGCGCGGTCGGCGGCCCGCGAGCCGATGATCACCTTCTGCCCCGCCTTGGCGAGACGGTAGGCGAGCCCCTTGCCCTGCGGGCCGGTGCCGCCGAGCACACCGACGACCAGCCCGGAGACGTCGGGCAGGTCGAAGGGGTCCTTGGCCGGGGTCTTGGCGGGGGCGGTCGTCTGTGCACTGTCAGTAGAGGTCATGGGCTGACTTTACGTGCGCGGACGGAGGCCGGGAGCGGCCGGATCAGGTGAGGGAGGTCACGGGAATCCGGCGGAACGTGATCGTCTCGTACGCGCTGAAGTCGCCCGTCTCGTAGAGCAGTCCGACGGTGTCCTCGTCGACGCGTACGAGATCGGAGTACGCGGCGGGCAGGCCGTCGACGGTGTGGGCGAGGCGCCAGGTGACTCCGTGGTCCGTGCTGGCGCGGACGGCCATCAGGGCGCGGAAGCCGGGGTCGGCGGGGCCGGAGTGGAGGAGCAGGTCGGGATCGCGGAGCTGGAGGACGCTGCCCTCGACGACCGGGCCGGTGATGCCCGCCTGCGGCCGGAACGGTTTGACCAGGCTCTCACCGCCGTCCTGCGAGTACGCGTCGGCGCGGGTGCCGGGGGCCGGGGAGTCGTTGCGGGTGTTGAAGTAGACGCGTCCGTCGGGGAGTTCGGTGGCGGTGGTCTCGTTGACGTTGATGTAGCCGTCGGTGTTGTCGTCGACGTAGCCGATGCGCCAGGTGGCGCCCCGGTCGTCGCTGAGCAGACAGTGACCGCCGTTGTACTTGCCCTCCGTGCCGTTGTCCTTCCCGGTCGGCGGGAGGGAGTGGTTGGCGGGGACGACGACGCGGCCGGTGGAGAGCTGGAGGGCGTGGCCCGGGGTGGTGGCGTACCACCGCCACTCGGCCTTCTTCGTCTGCTCGGTGATCTCCTTGGGACTCGACCAGGTCGCCCCCTCGTCGTCGCTGTGCTGCACCCAGACCCGCCGGCCGTCGGCCGCGCTCACCACGCCTCGGCGGATGGCGTCCTCGGTGGCCAGGGCCGCGTTGCGGACGTGTACGAGGAGGATCCGGCCGGTGTCGAGGACGACCGGGGCCGGGTTGCCGGCGAGGGCGTCGCCGTTCTCGGCCGCGACCTGGAGCGGGCCCCAGGTCCGGCCGCCGTCCGTCGACCGCTTCACCACGATGTCGATGTTCCCGAAGTCCTCCCGGCCGCCGACCCGTCCCTCGCAGAAGGCGAGCAGGGCGCCGGAGGGGGCGGCGACGACGGCCGGGATACGGAAGCTGGCGTAGCCGTCGGTGCCTGCGCGGAAGGGGACGCTGGTGTCGGGGGTGGTGAGGGTTTGGGTCGTGGTGGGGGTGCGGGGCACGAGGGGCTCCTTGGGTGGTTTGCGGGTCGTCCCGGTGCGGCCTGGGTGCCCCGCTCGGGCGAATTTCCGGTGAACTCTGGGTCACGAGTGGCCGGTTGCGGCAGGATGCGGGCGCATGGACACCGTACGGGTCGCGTTGTTGCGGGAGATGCTCGCCGGGACCGAGTGGCTGGGGGCCACCCGGCGGTTCGCGGAGGCGTTGCGGGGGTCCGTGGTGTCGTACGGCGGTGGGCTGCTGCTCGTGGGCACCGCCGAGTACGAGCCGTGGCATCTCGCGGCGCACCTGGTGGACGAGGCCGCGTGGTCCGGCACGCCGGAGCTGTCCCCCACGCTCGTACGCCATGCCTCGCGCCCCTCTGACCCTTCACATCTGGCGGTCGGGCTGGGCCGGGTCTCGGCGGCCCGACGCGGCGAGACCCTGCTGGTCGTGGCCCCGTCCGCGCCGGGTGCCGCCCTGTTGGAACGGGTGCACGACGCGCGGCGCGCCGGGGCGAGGGTGCTCGCGCTGGACACCGGGGACCGGGACCTGGCCGTCCTGGCCCACGAGTCGCTGACGGCACCGCCCGACCCGGACGTCGACCTCGACACGGTCCAGCATCTGGTGAGCGCGGCGGCGGGCGAACCGTCCCTGCCGCCTCGGCGAGGCCGACGCCGCCTGCGCGACCGGCTCGCCCGCCTGGCCGACCAGCTGACCGCACCGCCGCCGGCGCGGTGGTGACCGCCCGGGGCGGGGAAAACCGATTGCTCCGGGGGTGGCCGCGGCTGAGCATGGCCCACTGCCAAGCGACAGGTGCGGGTCTCATGTGAGGGCCGGCCGCCGTCGGCGACTGCGGGTCACAGCCCTTCCCACCCCCGCACCGCTCGTGACTGCCAAGCGGCTCGTCGCCGTTCCGTCAGTCGGGGTCCGGGCCCGAGGCCGGGGCGTCGTGCCAGCGGGGGTCCGTTTCCCACTCGGCGTTTCGGTCGCGGGCCGTTTCCATCGCCTGGGCGGCCTCCTTGGGAGTGGCGTAGGGGCCCATGCGGTCCTTGCCGGGGCAGTCGGGGCCCTCTTCGACCTTCTTGTGTTCCAGGCAATAGAACCACTCGCCGGGCTTGCCGGCCGTACGCCGCTTGAACAGGGGCATGACTCGAGCTCCTCTCACCGACCGATCGCATCCGATTCGTATCCGATCGCCACCGACATGGTCCCCCACAGCCGCTGGTTAAACTCGCTGGCATGTCTGGCCAGTCACTGCTCGCACCGGGGAAGCTCTCCCCCACCCGCTCCGTCCCCGCAAACATCCGCCGACCCGAGTACGTGGGCAAGTCCGCCCCGACTCCGTACACCGGACCGGAGGTGCAGACGCCCGAGACGATCGAGGCGATGCGGATCGCCGGGCGGATCGCGGCGCGGGCGATGGCGGAGGCCGCCAAGCACATCGCGCCCGGAGTCACCACGGACGAGCTGGACCGGGTGGCCCACGAGTACATGTGCGACCACGGCGCCTATCCGTCGACCCTCGGCTACCGCGGGTTCCCCAAGTCGCTGTGCACGTCGATCAACGAGGTCATCTGCCACGGCATCCCGGACTCGACCGTGCTGCGCGACGGCGACATCGTCAACCTGGATGTGACGGCGTACATCGGTGGCGTCCATGGGGACAACAACGCCACCTACCTCGTCGGGGACGTGGATGAGGAGTCGAAGCTGCTCGTCGAGCGGACCCGTGAGTCCCTCGCCCGCGCCATCAAGGCCGTCAAGCCCGGCCGGCAGATCAACATCATCGGGCGGGTCATCGAGTCGTACGCGAAGCGGTTCGGGTACGGGGTCGTGCGCGACTTCACGGGGCACGGGATCAACTCGTCGTTCCACTCGGGGCTGATCATCCCGCACTACGACTCCCCGCACGCGACGACCGTGATCCAGCCGGGGATGACGTTCACGATCGAGCCGATGCTCACGCTCGGTACGCACGACTACGACATGTGGGACGACGGCTGGACGGTCGTGACCAAGGATCGCAAGCGCACGGCCCAGTTCGAGCACACGCTGGTCGTGACGGAGACGGGCGCGGAGATCCTCACGCTTCCATAACCCCTGCTGACCTGCCTTTCCCGGCCTCCCCACCCACCCTTCCTCGGCCCGCCCTCCGGCTCCCTCCGGACGGCGGGCTTTTTCATGCCGATCCAGGTGAGCTTGATCGGGATCCGGGGTACGGTTTTACCGACAGGGAGTCGGGAACCTGTTGACTTAGGTAAGCCTAACCATCGAAAGTATGGGCAGGTTCTCGTCATTCCACTTCGGCACCGGAGGCCTTCATGAACGCGTCGACCGCATCCGATAGCGGCTCCGCCGCGGGGTCAGAAACGGCAGTCACGGCGTTCTCCACGATCATCCGCACCGCGTCCCACGAGCAGCACACGGAGGCGGAGACCACGACGTTCATGGGCGACATGCTGGGCGGCAAACTCGGCGTCGACGCCTACGCGCGCTACACCGAGCAGCTGTGGTTCGTGTACGAGGCGCTGGAGAGCGGCGCGCGGGCGCTGGCCGACGACCCGGTCGCCGGGCCGTTCATCCAGCCCGAGCTGATGCGGCTGACGGCGCTGGAGCGGGACCTGAGGCATCTGCGCGGCCCGCACTGGCGGTCGGCGCTCTCCGCGCTGCCGGCGACCGAGGTGTACGCGGCGCGGGTCGCCGAGTGCGCGCGTACGTGGCCCGGCGGCTATGTGGCCCACCACTACACGCGCTACCTCGGCGACCTCTCCGGCGGACAGATCATCCGCGACCGGGCCGAGAAGACCTGGGGTTTCGCCAAGAAGGGCGACGGGGTCCGCTTCTATGTTTTCGAGGACATCGCCAACCCGGCCGCGTTCAAGCGTGGTTACCGCGAGCTGCTGGACCGGGTGCGGGCGGACGACCTGGAGAAGCAGCGCATCGTGAGCGAGTGCAAGCGGGCGTTCACGCTGAACACGGCCGTGTTCCGGGCGCTGGGCGAGGAGTTCCCCCTCACCGCGTGAGCCCAGGGAGCCCCGTGAGCCCAGGGAGCCCCGTGAGCCCATGGCCGGGCTCCGGCTGGCGCTCCAGGAACACCCGGCCGCCGACCTCCACCCACCCGTGCGGCTGCGGAGCCGTGAGGATCTGTGAGCCGGTGCCCTGGACGATATTGAGGGCACGGCCCAGTCGTGCGGTCAGCTGCAGCGCGGCCGCGCCGGTGGCCTCGTCCTCGTCGATGCCGTCGCCGCGGCCCGGGAAGGCCCGCGCGCGGATACGGCCCGCAGCCTCGTCCTCCCAGGCCCAGGCATAGATCCACTCGCCGGGCGGCGGGACCTCCAGGTCGTCGACCTCGGCCGGGGAGGCGTACTGGCGGAACGTGCGCGGCGGGGCCCACTCCGGCAGGGCCTCGATCCAGCTGAACTCCCCGTCCAGCCGGGCCCCGACCACACCGGCCTCGGTGACCAGTTCGGGCACGTCGAGCAGCCAGGCGGCGCCGACGCAGGGGTGGCCGGCGAAGGGCAGGCGCAGGGTGGGGGTGTAGATGTCGAGGACACCGCGCTCGGGGTCGTCCACGAACACGGTCTCGCTGAAGCCGAGTTCGGCGGCGAAGGCCTGGCGGTCCTCGCGGTCGGGCAGTACGGATCCCTCACGTACGACGCCCAGTTCGTTGCCGTATCCGCCGCCGGGCCCGCAGAACACCCGCAGCACGTCGAAGTCAGTCACTCCCGCATTGAAACATCATCGGGCGCTGGTCGGACGACACGGCGGCCGGGCACTGGAGACAGGTAAGGCTAGCCTAAGCTGTTTCGAGGGCGCCCTGGGCGCGGCAGCCGGGGGCGTACGAGGAGGACGACTCCGCGGTGGCGGAGGCGATGGCCGTCACGGAGGTCACCGGGTTCGCGGTCCGGCCCTTCTCCGCGCTCAGCGGCGGCGAGCGCGCCCGGGTCGCGCCGGCCCGGGTGCGCGCCCAGCGGGCCCCGCTGCTGATGCTGGTCGAGCCGACCGCCGCGCTGGACCTGCGCCATCAGGAGCTGGTGCTGCGGGTGTGCCGGGAGCGGGCGCGGGCCGGGGACGCCGTGGTGGTCGTCCTGCACGATCTGGGGCCCTGGTCACCTGGCTCTCCGGCCGCGCCTCCATCGCCCAGGTGCGCTCGCGGCAGCGTACGCGGACCGGGTGGCGATCCTGCACGACGGGCTGATCGCGGCGGACAGGCCGCCGGCGGTGGCGTGTTCAACTTCCAGCCGGCCCCGACCATCCTCCAAGTCACGGTCTGGCCCCTGTATCTGATCCCGACGCTCGCGCTGTTCCTCGCCCCGGTAGGGTTCGCCTCCGGGAAGGGGAAGGTGAAGATTCCTGATGAGCAGGGTTCTCGGGGTTCGGAGCCCACGAAGGCTTCGTGAGGTTCGTCCGGTTCGTAGGCATGGAGGGCCGGCCTGGCTCCGCTCGTACGGCCGCGGCGTGCTGGTGACCACGGCGGTGACCGCGCTGTCGTTGACGGCGAGCGGGTGTGTGGTGGTCCGTGGCGACCTGGAGATCGTCGCCACGGCGACACCGTCGGAGGCCGCCGGTGCGCTGAAGGACTTCACCACCGCGTACAACGCGGCGGACAAGGCGTACGACCAGTCCCTGGACGCCGACCGGGTGACCGGTGCCCTCGCCGACATCGACGGCGGCAAGCTCCGCTCCGGCGCGAAGATCAACCCGAGCGGCAACCCCGAGCATGTGCCGCTGGAGTTGACGGACGTCAAGTACACGATCCCGGAGAAGGCCGCCTGGCCGCGCTGGTTCGTGGCCGACGCCGCCGCCAACAAGGGCAATTCCGGGGGTCGTTGGGTGTTCGTGTTCACCCGGGACGGGCTGGACGACCTGTGGGAGGTGTCGTTCCTCACGATCGTCGCCGCGGACGAGATGCCCGAGTTCCAGAAGGACGAGGACGGCTTCGCCCAGGTGGTCACCCCCGACGACCCCGCTCTCGCCGTCGCCCCCGCTCAACTGCCCGACCGGTACGTGACGTATCTGAGGGAGGACAGCGCCGTCTTCGCGGACGGGGTGTACACCTCGGAGGAGCGCGCGGAGCGCCGGCAGAACGCGGAACGGCCGGGCATCGTACGCCAGTACATCGACGAGCCCCTGACGAACGGCGACTACGCGCCGATCGGGCTGCGCACCACGGACGGCGGGGCGATGGTCTTCTTCACCACCCGCCACTACCAGAAGCAGACGGCCGCGCAGGGCGTCGACATCCCCGTCAACGACGCGGCCGTGAAGGCGCTGATGACGGGTGAGCCCAAGGAGTCGCTGACGTTGGAGTTCGTCTCCAACCAGGCGGTGCTCGATCCGGCGAAGACGGCGGCGGACCGACAGGTGAAGTTCCTGAGCCAGGTGGGCGGGCTCACGGGGGCGAAGGGCGAATAGCTTCTGGGGGCCCTAACCGTGCAGGGGCCAGGGCGAGTTGGTGCGGTCCGGCTCCTCGCCCGCGTGCCGGGCGCATTCGTCGGTGAGGATCTCCAGCAGGCTCAGCGGATCCGGCAGCGGGTGCTCGGGACCGCGTACCCAGTGGACAGCGAGGTCGCCGGGGAGCCGGGCCGGCGGTACGAGGACGTAGGACCCGCGGCAGTGCCAACGCAGGCCGGGATGCTCGTCCATGGTCTCCGGGTGGCAGTCCAGTTCGCAGGGCCACCACTCGTCCTCGTCCTCGGGTGTACCGCGGGTGAGGGTGAAGAAGAGGAGCCGTCCGTCGTCGGCCTCGGACTCCGCTTCCGCGACGGGGCCCACCTCGATCCCGGAGGCGAGCAGTCGCTCCAACGCCTGCCGCCCGGCGGTGAGCGGAACGTCGAGTACGTCATGGACCATGCCGGTCGCGGTGATGAAGTTGGCCTGCGGCTGATGCCGGGCCCAACGCTCGATCTGGGCGCGGTCGGTGGTGGACTGGGTCTGCCACGCGAAGGACACCGGGTGCCGGGCGGGGGTGGGACAGCCGACGCGGTCGCAGGAACACCGGTAGCCCGAGGGGTACGCGGCGGGCGCGAGCGGGAGTCCGGCAGCGGCGGTGGCGAGCAGCAGCGTCTCACGGTCGGCGTCGTCGGCGGTCTCCTGGAGCGGGCGGCCTGTGCGGCGGGCGCGCAGCCATTCGGAGATCCTGCCCTGCCGACCGGTCCGGCCGCCGAACGTCGCGCTCATCTGTCCCCTCGCCTCGCTGTGGTGCGGACAGCATGCCCCATGCTCCCACCATCCTGCGCTCCGGGGGGCCGGAGCACCCATCCGGGGTAGGTGGGGCGATGCCGGAGCGGGACAGGGATGGTGGGCTATTGCATGCTTTGGCGGTATTTACGATCCACTGCCGAGTACCCTCTGGTCGGTTGGTCACACTTGAGCGGGACAGGAAGGGGAGTTGACCGGGCTCAGCGGGGCGCGAGGCCGTGCAGGGCGTACTCGTACGAGATGGGGCCCGCGTACTGGAGCCACCGCTGAGCCAGGGGCGAGACGAAGAGTTCGAGGGCGATGCGCGGGTCGATGTCCGGGCGTACGGCGCCTTGTTCCTGGGCGGCACGCA
Protein-coding sequences here:
- a CDS encoding biliverdin-producing heme oxygenase, translating into MRTASHEQHTEAETTTFMGDMLGGKLGVDAYARYTEQLWFVYEALESGARALADDPVAGPFIQPELMRLTALERDLRHLRGPHWRSALSALPATEVYAARVAECARTWPGGYVAHHYTRYLGDLSGGQIIRDRAEKTWGFAKKGDGVRFYVFEDIANPAAFKRGYRELLDRVRADDLEKQRIVSECKRAFTLNTAVFRALGEEFPLTA
- a CDS encoding PhzF family phenazine biosynthesis protein — encoded protein: MTDFDVLRVFCGPGGGYGNELGVVREGSVLPDREDRQAFAAELGFSETVFVDDPERGVLDIYTPTLRLPFAGHPCVGAAWLLDVPELVTEAGVVGARLDGEFSWIEALPEWAPPRTFRQYASPAEVDDLEVPPPGEWIYAWAWEDEAAGRIRARAFPGRGDGIDEDEATGAAALQLTARLGRALNIVQGTGSQILTAPQPHGWVEVGGRVFLERQPEPGHGLTGLPGLTGLPGLTR
- a CDS encoding bifunctional DNA primase/polymerase, which produces MSATFGGRTGRQGRISEWLRARRTGRPLQETADDADRETLLLATAAAGLPLAPAAYPSGYRCSCDRVGCPTPARHPVSFAWQTQSTTDRAQIERWARHQPQANFITATGMVHDVLDVPLTAGRQALERLLASGIEVGPVAEAESEADDGRLLFFTLTRGTPEDEDEWWPCELDCHPETMDEHPGLRWHCRGSYVLVPPARLPGDLAVHWVRGPEHPLPDPLSLLEILTDECARHAGEEPDRTNSPWPLHG
- a CDS encoding sialidase family protein, with product MPRTPTTTQTLTTPDTSVPFRAGTDGYASFRIPAVVAAPSGALLAFCEGRVGGREDFGNIDIVVKRSTDGGRTWGPLQVAAENGDALAGNPAPVVLDTGRILLVHVRNAALATEDAIRRGVVSAADGRRVWVQHSDDEGATWSSPKEITEQTKKAEWRWYATTPGHALQLSTGRVVVPANHSLPPTGKDNGTEGKYNGGHCLLSDDRGATWRIGYVDDNTDGYINVNETTATELPDGRVYFNTRNDSPAPGTRADAYSQDGGESLVKPFRPQAGITGPVVEGSVLQLRDPDLLLHSGPADPGFRALMAVRASTDHGVTWRLAHTVDGLPAAYSDLVRVDEDTVGLLYETGDFSAYETITFRRIPVTSLT
- the map gene encoding type I methionyl aminopeptidase encodes the protein MSGQSLLAPGKLSPTRSVPANIRRPEYVGKSAPTPYTGPEVQTPETIEAMRIAGRIAARAMAEAAKHIAPGVTTDELDRVAHEYMCDHGAYPSTLGYRGFPKSLCTSINEVICHGIPDSTVLRDGDIVNLDVTAYIGGVHGDNNATYLVGDVDEESKLLVERTRESLARAIKAVKPGRQINIIGRVIESYAKRFGYGVVRDFTGHGINSSFHSGLIIPHYDSPHATTVIQPGMTFTIEPMLTLGTHDYDMWDDGWTVVTKDRKRTAQFEHTLVVTETGAEILTLP